Below is a window of Sebastes umbrosus isolate fSebUmb1 chromosome 13, fSebUmb1.pri, whole genome shotgun sequence DNA.
GTCAGTGCTGCAATgaatggatgaggaagaggaagatgtgTTTCCAGATAGCCTGCGGATGGGGTTGGACAGGTTTGCAGCAGGAGGAGGTTTCAACCTGTCAGTGATTCCCGTTGACACGGTGGTtccttctggtttctttacttttgGTGGGCCGCAGTGAGAGGAACTGCCATCAAACACAATCAGAGGCCTTTTCCTATTGTGGTCATTACTGGAACTGTAAATtaccaaacaacaacaataatcaGTAATTTATACTCAAATGGATTAAACTCATGTTGATGGTAAAGGGCTCTATTTTCAAGCAGGTGCACGGGGAGAAGCACTGTTCGGCGCTGGCACATTTTCTGAGTCACACTGAGATTATTCCCTCAGCCTGTATCAGTTTGGTATCTTGGAGGTAactaaaacacaacgattcttattttcagcttatacactaaagaaaacatacttattaatattatattccatttctaccaatagatccccctaattgttacacactcgTTCTTTAAAAagtgactgtttgtaacttcttacacatataaatcacccgggtcggtgtcccatgcacgctcgcgtgtggctacgctgttcagacaagactccaacacaaactacacggaggcaccaaaaccgcaaagttatatctagtgaagcccgtctgttaaacagtgttggccgcggtcggaggatgcgggggaggctgtagctttggtctccagggccggagtctctgctcctctgctcctctgcctgcttgccttcactcacgtcgctccacctcacgtgcatgtgtgcacactccacactgcaggagagttagtttagctctgagaatatctagtaaatgtacagtggacgttcgtgcagaaataaatgctgcggctcctccagaccaacagaggtttttttcgtgtcttgtgaagtgacgtgGCTCCGCAGCAAGTAACCTTATCGTCTCCGaacaaaactctggtgtctcccctgttccctcccgctgcggtcgggaggcgtaagcaggaaaagccaacactaggatcagcagtgattcatggagagacctccatctggtcagctaacattactgccaagcagctgaaatatagagtgatattgcggttttagctgacgtgtgtcgcctcactgttttgagcgatgctcgttcatgtctatttagagcgagcacaagcgcgagcaacaggacgctgactttcgttgacttaacggccacaggtgtcactgttaacaagcatttctgattcttacaaacagtccctttaattcttAACCAATagatcatcatttatttgttgattatatttcatttaaagggactatttgtaactttcggaaatgcttcttaacagcgacacctgttgccgtgaaatcaacgaaagtcagcgtcgggctcgcgcttgctcgctctaaatatacctgaacaagcatcgctcaaaacagtgaggcgacacaagtcagctaaaaccacaatatcactctatatttcagctgcttggcagtaatgttagctgaccagacgaaggtctctccatgaacatgatttagatctgatcttagtgttggcttttactgcctcagcgcaggctgatgcagcggggctctgcagcgtgtctccctgctctctccgcccgcagccggagagagcaggggagacacaggcacccggtcggtaacgagacgacaacgttacacgctgaggagctccgtcacttcacaagacacgggaaacctctgttggtctggaggagctgcagcagttatttctgcacaaacgtccactgtgcattcactagatattctcagagctaaactaactcttctgcagtgtgtagtgagcgcgcgttcacgtctagtggtggagcgagctgagaacgcgcgcgctctcttgaaggcaggcaggcagaggaggaaaggcaacggccacacgcgaacgagcctatgcgagcgcgcatgtgtggcgacccgctacatttatacgcttaaaaagttacaaacagtccctttaaatctgcaaagtcagaaaaatgatcaaataaatgtgttggagtaaaaagcacaatagtTCCCTCTGATATGTAggggagtaaaagtataaaatggtaatactcaagtaaaatacaagtacctctaaatcgtacttaagtacagtagttgagtaaatgtatcTAGTGTccatcactgactgactgactgatgtaaacacagcagcagcatctaGCCAGCCTCCAGTGTGTTTAGCGGTGTGTCTGTCTGACCTGTAGCCGGCCGGGGTCTCTCTCCCCCGGCTCTTCTCCATCCTCTTCCCCCAGCGGCTGTCCGGTAGCGTCCTCTGCGGCCGTGGGATGACATGCCGGAGGTAGAGCTCCGTGAGCCGGTCCCGACTCTCCCCGTCTCTGGTGCTGACATGTTTCTGGTTCACACAGAGAGACCTGTTAGCTCACCTCCATCATATCACCACATTAACACCTGAAACCagccagcatgcacacacagactgtCCCTCTCTACACACTAACTCACCCCGCTTAAGATGAGCTGCATGAAGTCCTGAGACAGCAGCTCCGGGTGCAGTAAGAGATCCACATCcgagagacagacagtctgTCCATCTGGTCCTGTGGAGGTCGCCATACTGGATGCTTAGACTTCTCCCAGCATGCACCGCGTCGTAACAACAAGGCATGTCTCTTACCAACTTTATTGAGACAATTATACATTACAACACCCTGTGTACAGGCAAGGGGGATAAAgactataataaaaatataattaaaaaaaaaggttaaataaatatattgtcaaGGGGGACTAAAgagtataataaaaatataattaaaaaaaaggttaaataaatatattgtcaaGGGAGACTAAAGattatcataaaaatataatttaaaaaaaggttgaataaatatattgtaaagGGGGACTAaagattataataaaaaatatttaaaaaaatataattaaaaaaaaaggttaaataaatatattgtcaaGGAAGACTAAAGattatcataaaaatataatttaaaaaaaggttaaataaatatattgtcaaGGAAGACTAAAGattatcataaaaatataatttaaaaaaaggttaaataaatatattgtaaagGGGGACTAaagattataataaaaaatatttaaaaaaatataattaaaaaaaaaggttaaataaatatattgtcaaGGAAGACTAAAGattatcataaaaatataatttaaaaaaaggttaaataaatatattgtaaagGGGGACTAaagattataataaaaatatttaaaaaaatataatttaaaaaaaaggttaaataaatatattgtcaaGGAAGACTAAAGattatcataaaaatataatttaaaaaaaggttaaataaatatattgtaaagGGGGACTAaagattataataaaaaatatttaaaaaaaatataatttaaaaaaaaggttaaataaatatattgtcaaGGAAGACTAaagattataataaaaatattttaaaaaatatttaaaaaaggttaaataaatatattgtcaaCATCCTGTGTAAAGAGGACTAAAgattataatacaaatatttaaaataaaatttatttcaaaaaaggttaaataaatatattgtcaaCACCCTGTGTACACGCAAGGGGGACTAAAGattataataaacatattttaaaaaatgttatttaaaaaaaggttaaataaataaattgtcaacacCCTGTGTACAGGCAAAGGGGACTAaagattataataaaaatatttttattgacaattaaaaatatttttttattatttatatttatatttattgagACAATTATACAATACGTTTACAACACCCTGTGTACACGCAAGGGGGACTAaagattataataaaaatattttattgacttataaaatatttttgtattatttatatttatatttattgagACAATTATACAATACGTTTACAACACCCTGTGTACACGCAAAGGGGACTAaagattataataaaaatatttttaaaaatataattaaaaaaaggttaaataaatatattgtcaaCACCCTGTGTACACGCAAGGGGGACTAaagattataataaaaatatttattgacaattaaaatatttttattgttatttatatttatatttattgagACAATTATACAATACGTTTACAACACCCTGTGTACAGGCAAGGGGGACTAAAGATTCtaataaagatatttttattgaaaattaaaatatttttttattatttatatttatatttattgagACAATTATACAATACGTTTACAACACCCTGTGTACACGCACGGGGGACTAaagattataataaaaatattttaaaaaaaatgtaattaaaaaaaggttaaataaatatattgtcaaGCTTACAGTGGTTATTCATTTTAACGGCTTCAGATATAGAGGAAATGTAGCCTATTGTTTGATATGGACAGTCAGCACTAAAAATGTGGCTTTTTGCTTAAGaatttgtttttatgaataTAAAATTTACTGTCATAGCCTATTCAGTGAATCCAAACAATACATTTTCCAAAGTAATCTAATATAAAATGAGGGTAAATATGATCAGAAATGAATCATGACAATTCACCCGACAGCTGTTTTGTATGAACATGGCATTCATGTCATTCACTAATGATGCCTGCATGTTTTTATGcctattatcattatcatacagtataatgtttaTTGTGTTCTCTTGTGCAGACAGACCTACTGTGCCAAAATAACATTTAAGAACTAACCacacaaaatcaaatcaaaatatgAGTATAGCTTTTACAATTTTGCCTGGTTCAAAACGTATCCCACTTCTGTGTAGTTCAACTGCTGATGTGTTATACTTGATTTTACTTGTTAGGTTTGTTCTATTGAcgtaaagtaaaaagtaaattaCATCTGTTCTTCGGGCACTTTGATATAAATCTGCCCCTTTGTTCCTAGATCTCATTTGGTGAGTACACTAGTTTTATACAGATAGAAATGATGGCCACAACTAAGAAAATGTGACCCAAGCAGAATTCCCCTTAACATCATgccaggtttttgttttttggttgttAAACGCATAATACATTTTGGGGATAATTCTGTTTTGATTGGAGTCATGCTTCAGCAGTCGTATGTCAAACATGTCATGTAAAACTAAGAGGCCCTTCAGTCTGTAAAGACTTGTCTAATCAGTCACATGTTTATATGTCTCAGTGGTTGAAAACAGTCCAGTGATGAGGATTTAACTTTCTCCAAACAAGATGACTTTCAATCGACCATGGGCCCCAAAACATGTGTATAGTATCAGATTACTGGCCCTTGGTTATAGACAGCAAAAATGTCCCGCTTCTGCAGGAGCCAGCAAAACAACTTGGATCCACATTCTTGTCACTGGAAGGAATTGAGAACATATTGTTTATTAAACTATAGGCACTACTTtggaataatgtgtttttgtggggaGGTAGACCAACATACAGAGTTTCCAAATTCATATAAAGGGTTTTATAGACCATAACCACGTGCCTGAGCTGATACAGGTTGAGACTGATTTAGGAAACGACTGCAGCCTTTGAGGAGTTGTCACAGCCTTA
It encodes the following:
- the c13h2orf49 gene encoding ashwin isoform X1 — its product is MPCCYDAVHAGRSLSIQYGDLHRTRWTDCLSLGCGSLTAPGAAVSGLHAAHLKRGELKHVSTRDGESRDRLTELYLRHVIPRPQRTLPDSRWGKRMEKSRGRETPAGYSSSNDHNRKRPLIVFDGSSSHCGPPKVKKPEGTTVSTGITDRLKPPPAANLSNPIRRLSGNTSSSSSSIHCSTDTADLKREENSSGATKSPDDKKKIQHVTWP
- the c13h2orf49 gene encoding ashwin isoform X2; its protein translation is MATSTGPDGQTVCLSDVDLLLHPELLSQDFMQLILSGKHVSTRDGESRDRLTELYLRHVIPRPQRTLPDSRWGKRMEKSRGRETPAGYSSSNDHNRKRPLIVFDGSSSHCGPPKVKKPEGTTVSTGITDRLKPPPAANLSNPIRRLSGNTSSSSSSIHCSTDTADLKREENSSGATKSPDDKKKIQHVTWP